One genomic window of Mercenaria mercenaria strain notata chromosome 2, MADL_Memer_1, whole genome shotgun sequence includes the following:
- the LOC123563269 gene encoding uncharacterized protein LOC123563269 has translation METCIGLVFYIETAVLALLFLLVVGVLISKCLGYLEFYRPRRRRRNYVDLEKSTERSIKDNNQVDKWIQNRLKLLEEIEEPYENQRIEIESLQEQLRRERTDKKKEVAEKEDALKRLSAIMSSRLKDGNPNIADLNDHNRPTKIGEQFSELYDNQWTDAYGAVQTCFKQEKKEPEIIGILLGILEQCFMFCKDKANTQLADVSDGVKILALVITKKDTKLQCDLLQRIKEERKMCAEDELPRYNEIATIMKEYFTAKETKADFLDDLTVIQFTQECLKLCWLMVIQDPPMSMVLKHTENAHDDFKAYKHRGKHVSFVVWPALLLEEGGSLISKGIAEFHE, from the exons ATGGAAACCTGTATTGGTCTTGTGTTTTACATAGAGACGGCTGTATTAGCGTTATTATTTCTGCTTGTGGTTGGTGTGCTGATAAGTAAATGTTTAGG ATATCTAGAATTTTATCGGCCTAGAAGAAGGCGCAGGAATTACGTAGACCTTGAAAAGTCCACTGAAAG AAGCATCAAAGACAATAACCAGGTGGACAAGTGGATTCAAAACAG GTTAAAGCTGTTAGAGGAAATTGAAGAACCCTATGAAAATCAGAGAATTGAAATTGAGTCACTCCAAGAACAGCTCAGACGGGAAAGAACCGACAAAAAGAAAGAAGTAGCTGAAAAAGAAGATGCTTTGAAACG ACTGAGTGCTATCATGTCAAGCCGTTTAAAAGATGGAAATCCTAATATAGCAGATCTGAATGATCACAATCGACCGACCAAAATAGGAGAACAGTTTTCAGAACTTTATGACAACCAATGGACAGATGCGTATGGTGCTGTTCAGACTTGCTTTAAACAAGAGAAGAAGGAACCCGAAATCATTGGCATACTGTTAGgaattttagaa CAATGTTTCATGTTTTGCAAAGACAAGGCTAATACACAGTTAGCGGACGTAAGTGACGGCGTGAAAATACTTGCACTAGTAATTACAAAA aaagaCACTAAGCTACAATGTGACCTACTGCAGCGCATTAAAGAAGAACGAAAAATGTGTGCAGAAGATGAACTACCAAGGTACAATGAG aTAGCAACTATCATGAAGGAGTACTTCACAGCAAAAGAGACAAAAGCGGACTTTCTAGATGACCTTACAGTTATACAGTTTACGCAGGAATGTTTAAAGTTATGTTGGTTGATGGTAATACAAGATCCTCCAATGTCTATGGTTTTGAAGCACACAGAGAATGCACATGATGACTTTAAGGCTTACAAGCACAGGGGCAAACACGTTTCTTTCGTTGTATGGCCTGCCTTGCTTCTTGAAGAAGGAGGATCGCTCATATCGAAAGGAATTGCCGAGTTCCATGAGTAA